One window of Treponema denticola genomic DNA carries:
- a CDS encoding ATP-binding protein — translation MKKKLVTRHIIKKLEQLVSSFPIVALTGCRQCGKSTLLKYLFPDWKYVSLEDLDMRQLAQTDPRYFLSLYPEKAIFDEVQRVPDLFSYIQTHTDSIGKTGIYILSGSQNFLLMQSISQTLAGRCAVLNLSTFSIRELQESNLLIENIDECLFTGFYPRIYDQKPQPQDFYRSYIKTYIERDVRDLKNINDLSSFHKFIRLCAGRTGQILNLTELSNEAGLSVITARSWLSVLETSGLIFFLKPYSKNYGKRLIKSPKLYFYDTGLVCSLLGIENPEQVGTHYLRGGIFENLIISTYYKNEFFMGREPEAFYWRNSNGLEIDLIIEKLSKGKPLLKIYEIKSSATMNEKFFSSIKKFCSISGTEIKNSNVVYAGNLSLPASNEHGAYISWKDW, via the coding sequence ATGAAAAAAAAGCTTGTTACAAGGCATATTATAAAAAAATTAGAGCAATTAGTCTCTTCTTTTCCGATAGTTGCATTAACGGGCTGCCGGCAATGCGGAAAATCGACTCTTTTAAAATATCTCTTTCCCGACTGGAAATATGTTTCTCTTGAGGATTTGGATATGAGGCAGTTAGCCCAAACCGACCCTCGATATTTTTTAAGCCTCTACCCCGAAAAAGCTATTTTTGATGAAGTGCAGCGTGTTCCCGATTTATTTTCGTATATTCAAACCCATACGGATTCTATCGGCAAAACAGGCATATATATCCTCTCAGGTTCGCAAAATTTTTTACTCATGCAGTCAATATCCCAAACTTTGGCAGGAAGGTGTGCCGTTTTAAACCTTTCAACCTTTTCGATACGGGAGTTACAAGAGAGTAATCTTTTAATCGAAAATATCGACGAATGTTTATTTACCGGTTTTTATCCGCGTATTTATGACCAAAAACCTCAGCCCCAAGATTTTTACCGTTCTTATATCAAAACCTACATTGAGCGGGATGTACGGGATTTAAAAAACATAAACGATTTATCTTCTTTTCATAAATTTATCCGCTTGTGTGCAGGGAGAACCGGACAAATACTGAATCTTACCGAGCTCTCAAATGAGGCAGGGCTCTCGGTCATCACGGCTCGATCTTGGCTTTCCGTGCTTGAAACAAGCGGGCTTATCTTTTTCTTAAAGCCCTACTCAAAAAATTACGGAAAAAGGCTCATTAAATCTCCTAAGCTTTATTTTTATGATACGGGCTTGGTTTGTTCCTTGTTGGGAATAGAAAATCCTGAACAAGTAGGCACCCATTATTTAAGGGGAGGAATTTTTGAAAACCTCATAATAAGCACTTATTATAAAAACGAATTTTTTATGGGAAGAGAACCAGAAGCTTTTTATTGGCGTAATTCCAACGGCCTTGAAATCGACTTGATAATAGAAAAACTCTCAAAAGGAAAGCCGCTTCTTAAAATATACGAAATAAAGTCCTCTGCCACAATGAACGAAAAATTCTTTTCTTCCATAAAAAAATTTTGCTCCATCAGCGGCACCGAAATAAAAAACTCAAATGTAGTGTATGCAGGAAACCTTTCACTTCCGGCAAGCAATGAGCACGGTGCTTATATCTCGTGGAAAGATTGGTAA
- a CDS encoding ATP-binding cassette domain-containing protein, translated as MKININPSRVLFIYIGVICFSLIFEYLVGWVFGKVHMRFDSALRYGLYSSLSQHSEKTIKTHGQGYYENIMDASVGSILSLFVPSVMNKLMGIVRYIFILVILFTYSYIFGLLGLAALALYTCAYFINRKFYSPMFLKTMKAYAGLHSKMIEALSMTTLFRGFPSFKLEKNERIKNTIKDVNNSVRKTDLFSDTVYRLVPVYVLPLLSVALMAVSAKMYFDGTLPLSVLITIIAYFSQLTSVLGDLDSVSQAYFGACESADEILSLMEEEDIKEKLNIEDESQNFFFDISGLSLQIDKERSLFIERLNFGLNKKYALLGVSGSGKSSLLNILLGRDKLTGNVFVFNKNTNPYDYELSDKILYISQDSYILNADLIQNIELGCHNANLAEKIIEALQLGSLRGRDLGIDGKHISGGEKRLINIARIFFHAERYDYLIFDEIFTSIDVLTKRRIFPLLKDLIKNKSCIIVSHDIEEIEFFCDHVVSIEADGKIFSGTYEEAKINKSFLSKILAEN; from the coding sequence TTGAAAATTAATATTAACCCTTCAAGGGTGCTTTTTATATACATAGGTGTAATTTGTTTTTCACTTATTTTTGAATATCTTGTCGGCTGGGTTTTCGGTAAGGTGCATATGCGTTTTGATTCTGCATTGCGTTACGGCCTTTATTCTTCGCTTTCACAGCATTCCGAAAAAACGATTAAAACTCATGGGCAAGGTTACTACGAAAATATTATGGATGCTTCGGTCGGCTCAATTCTTTCTCTCTTTGTGCCTTCCGTAATGAATAAGCTGATGGGCATTGTGCGTTACATTTTTATTCTTGTAATCCTTTTTACATATTCTTATATCTTCGGCCTTTTAGGCCTTGCGGCTCTGGCGCTTTATACATGTGCCTATTTTATTAACCGTAAATTTTATTCGCCTATGTTTTTAAAAACAATGAAGGCTTATGCAGGTCTTCATTCCAAAATGATAGAAGCGCTTTCAATGACAACTCTTTTTCGGGGCTTTCCCTCATTTAAACTTGAAAAAAATGAAAGAATAAAAAACACAATAAAAGATGTAAATAACAGTGTACGCAAAACCGATTTGTTTTCGGATACCGTCTACCGCCTTGTTCCTGTTTATGTATTGCCGTTATTGTCTGTAGCCCTTATGGCTGTTTCGGCAAAGATGTATTTTGACGGTACTTTACCTTTAAGCGTTTTAATAACCATAATTGCATATTTTTCACAGTTAACCTCGGTTTTAGGAGACCTTGATTCGGTAAGTCAGGCTTATTTTGGAGCTTGCGAAAGTGCCGATGAAATTTTAAGCCTAATGGAAGAAGAGGATATAAAAGAAAAACTTAATATAGAAGATGAGTCTCAGAACTTTTTCTTTGATATTTCCGGTTTAAGTTTACAGATAGATAAGGAGCGGAGTCTTTTTATAGAGCGCTTAAATTTCGGCTTAAACAAAAAATATGCCTTACTCGGTGTTTCAGGTTCCGGTAAGTCGAGCCTTTTAAATATTCTTTTGGGACGGGACAAGCTGACCGGAAATGTTTTTGTGTTTAACAAAAATACAAATCCATATGATTATGAATTGTCCGATAAAATTCTTTATATTTCACAAGATTCCTATATCCTAAATGCGGATTTAATTCAAAACATCGAGCTGGGCTGCCATAACGCAAACCTTGCCGAAAAAATAATTGAAGCTTTACAGCTTGGCTCTTTAAGAGGAAGAGATTTAGGTATAGACGGAAAACATATTTCAGGCGGAGAAAAAAGACTTATAAATATTGCCCGTATATTTTTCCATGCAGAAAGATATGATTACCTAATCTTTGACGAAATTTTTACCTCGATAGATGTGCTCACCAAAAGAAGAATATTTCCGCTTTTAAAAGATTTAATCAAAAACAAAAGCTGCATAATAGTTTCACATGATATAGAAGAAATAGAATTCTTTTGTGATCATGTAGTTTCAATTGAAGCCGACGGCAAAATATTTTCGGGCACCTATGAGGAAGCAAAGATAAATAAAAGCTTTTTAAGCAAGATATTAGCTGAAAATTAA
- a CDS encoding M42 family metallopeptidase, protein MEKNKLAELKTSISNAAEKVMDEIITICNIPSPTGYTCEAADYVLKRLSGLGFKPWLTNKGAVVCELDKNAEPNTGKKGDKALLLSAHIDTLGLFVRYIKSSGRLRTSLDGGFPYNYVEQSNVTVITREGKKYEGTMRLTEPAVHASREINELKRDDSNMELVLDEIVKSREDVEKLGIMAGDVVAIESLARKAGNGFLKSRHLDDKASCGMFIYLAEQVAKGELKLKRKTYIMFTNYEEIGHGASAGHPEGISDMLAVDMGVVGSDLDTDEYAVSICAKDSSGPYNYEFTSELIKIAKEMELNFAVDVYPFYGSDASAALKAGYDYRHALVGTGVAASHGYERIHKQGLENTLLLLTRYISE, encoded by the coding sequence ATGGAAAAAAATAAACTTGCCGAGCTTAAAACTTCAATTTCAAATGCAGCCGAAAAGGTAATGGACGAAATTATCACTATCTGCAATATACCCAGTCCCACGGGCTACACTTGCGAGGCCGCCGATTATGTTCTAAAAAGGCTTTCAGGTTTAGGCTTTAAGCCTTGGCTTACGAACAAAGGTGCTGTTGTCTGTGAGCTTGATAAAAATGCCGAACCTAATACCGGCAAAAAAGGAGATAAGGCTCTTTTACTTTCAGCCCATATTGACACCCTCGGCCTTTTTGTTAGGTACATTAAATCTTCAGGCCGGCTGCGTACATCCCTTGACGGGGGCTTTCCATACAATTATGTAGAGCAGTCCAACGTAACGGTTATCACAAGAGAGGGAAAAAAATATGAGGGCACTATGAGGCTCACGGAACCTGCCGTTCACGCTTCGCGCGAGATAAACGAGCTTAAAAGAGATGATTCAAATATGGAGCTCGTGCTCGATGAGATTGTAAAATCTCGTGAAGATGTCGAAAAGCTCGGCATCATGGCAGGTGATGTTGTGGCCATTGAATCCCTTGCCCGAAAGGCCGGGAACGGCTTTTTAAAGAGCCGGCACTTGGACGACAAGGCGAGCTGCGGAATGTTCATCTATCTTGCAGAACAGGTTGCAAAGGGAGAATTAAAACTAAAACGCAAGACCTACATTATGTTTACCAATTATGAAGAAATAGGCCACGGAGCTTCTGCAGGACATCCCGAAGGCATAAGCGATATGCTTGCAGTCGATATGGGTGTTGTGGGAAGCGATCTTGATACCGATGAATATGCGGTTTCAATATGTGCAAAGGATTCTTCCGGGCCCTACAACTATGAATTTACAAGCGAGCTCATCAAAATAGCCAAGGAGATGGAACTGAACTTTGCAGTCGATGTTTATCCATTTTACGGCTCGGATGCTTCCGCTGCCCTGAAAGCCGGTTATGACTACCGCCATGCCCTTGTTGGAACCGGAGTTGCCGCCTCCCACGGCTATGAGAGAATTCATAAACAGGGGCTTGAAAACACTCTTCTTTTATTGACGAGGTATATTTCGGAATAG
- a CDS encoding Rpn family recombination-promoting nuclease/putative transposase, translating into MSNEQTILNPKTDWVFKLMFSKGEEGNKALISFLNAFLEDSYGKIKKAEIINTELIRDRPSGETYRLDFLIRTDNGLLVDLEMQQFWKTNYHRRSQMYLMRLASRFLKTEPKEDDFLYAISLSVFGCDVPKNAELVKMPESSIIQYLYVELNELIVYTMKKRLEEYSLKDFWIRFLANYEEDKKSGMLEELCRLEEGIKMAEATLFRVTDEERRMAIELSDEKYRMYVEDERSEARREGLAEGRSAGLAEGSHQKALETAKNLLEIGLSIENIVKTTGLSREEIEKL; encoded by the coding sequence ATGTCAAATGAACAAACTATTTTAAACCCCAAAACCGATTGGGTTTTTAAGTTGATGTTTTCCAAAGGTGAAGAAGGCAACAAGGCTCTTATAAGTTTCCTAAACGCTTTTTTGGAAGATTCTTACGGTAAAATCAAAAAGGCAGAAATCATAAACACCGAGCTTATCAGGGATAGGCCTTCGGGAGAAACTTACCGCCTCGATTTTTTGATTAGAACCGACAACGGTCTTCTTGTAGACCTTGAGATGCAGCAGTTTTGGAAAACAAATTATCATCGCAGAAGTCAAATGTACCTCATGCGCCTAGCTTCCCGCTTTTTAAAGACTGAACCCAAAGAGGACGATTTTTTGTACGCTATAAGTCTTTCCGTTTTTGGCTGCGATGTTCCTAAAAACGCAGAGCTTGTAAAGATGCCTGAGAGCTCGATAATTCAATATCTTTATGTTGAATTAAACGAGCTAATAGTTTATACTATGAAAAAGAGATTGGAAGAGTATAGCTTAAAAGACTTTTGGATAAGGTTTTTGGCCAACTATGAAGAAGACAAAAAAAGCGGAATGTTGGAAGAATTGTGTAGACTAGAGGAGGGTATAAAAATGGCAGAAGCAACACTCTTTAGGGTAACGGATGAAGAGAGGCGAATGGCAATAGAACTCTCTGATGAAAAATACCGGATGTATGTGGAAGATGAACGCAGTGAAGCTAGAAGAGAGGGCTTGGCCGAAGGCCGGTCTGCCGGTTTAGCAGAAGGTTCACATCAAAAAGCCCTTGAAACGGCAAAAAACTTACTTGAGATAGGGTTATCTATAGAAAATATTGTAAAAACAACCGGTTTAAGCCGTGAAGAGATAGAAAAGTTATAA
- a CDS encoding polysaccharide deacetylase family protein, producing the protein MKEKLKFALPVCFIFFILLNLHSELSFESADINTEGDILFDIKADAYEGYSYKTLFKYSNENNKIEQLTFFPEKLQLLGNNKFLQVSNRFGIIRLDLKSGAVDTHSDFEPLSASNSSKIGALNNIKASPDGRWLTLVEPSTLVFGRLILMDTNTGRRYILSNKTVRNDLPVSWSPDSKIILYEDDGVIYFARPEWFSESAFTDKNFRKLSQGKIKNLKWISSSEFVFLSGSALYRVSSTELFTKAFYAPLFSAGKLAAKIPSDFSPAFDSIFIAPDGKTAIFVKGKRNVYRIKLDGDDYVNVYSSDSIPYLLLPGNTAEVSVYWKDNSPIVFAEGLAGGSKILRAWKILPSSSNFEKIPIIEKSSFLAASSNFEIAAFKEGDDVVFYDTSLTEENGAASWKKLNVFSDEKIVSAVWKNNFTFFLGGENYIYEYNLNDSSSDAGKKKISVSSMQDYSWSDSGKEILISLKSGRNNEPDGAPQGSDNAEILKYVSNLKWTHSSKKIMQKKNANLSDRIYIDSNSGYFANMIYIRRLKDFITRPLLEDGSFLREKTQKKASSEIDNSSSVFSHGNRSGKKRVALVFDAMDDMDGIASILYTLKKNNISSTFFINGEAMRQNPNAVKEIVKSGHQCGSLFFTTWNLNDTAYRIDDNFIKQGLARNEDNFYSLTGSELSLIWHTPHYISSSLIVNAGKNAGYVFISPDVRVADWLSPDEKFAVPSLYKTSAELIDDIADAVQPGSIIPIRIGRALSTRSDYLYYNLQLLIDVLTEMGYEITDVKTLMGLK; encoded by the coding sequence ATGAAAGAAAAATTAAAATTTGCCTTACCGGTTTGCTTTATTTTTTTTATTTTGCTAAACCTCCATTCCGAGCTTTCGTTTGAATCTGCCGATATAAATACTGAAGGCGATATTTTATTCGATATCAAGGCAGATGCTTATGAGGGGTATTCATATAAAACCCTTTTTAAGTATTCGAATGAAAACAATAAAATAGAACAGCTTACATTTTTCCCTGAAAAATTACAGCTTTTAGGAAACAATAAATTTTTACAGGTTTCAAACCGTTTCGGTATTATAAGGCTCGACCTCAAATCCGGGGCTGTTGATACCCATTCCGATTTTGAACCTCTTTCGGCATCCAATTCTTCAAAGATAGGAGCTCTTAACAATATAAAAGCAAGTCCTGACGGAAGATGGCTTACATTGGTTGAACCCTCCACCCTTGTTTTCGGCCGGCTCATACTGATGGACACCAATACCGGCAGAAGATATATATTGAGTAACAAAACCGTCCGAAATGATCTTCCCGTATCTTGGTCGCCTGATTCAAAGATTATTTTATATGAAGATGATGGAGTAATTTATTTTGCCAGACCTGAGTGGTTTTCGGAATCCGCTTTTACGGATAAGAATTTTAGAAAACTTTCTCAAGGTAAAATAAAGAATTTAAAATGGATTTCATCTTCGGAATTTGTTTTTTTATCGGGGAGCGCTCTTTATAGGGTCTCCTCCACAGAGCTTTTTACAAAGGCTTTTTATGCGCCCTTATTTTCTGCCGGAAAGCTTGCTGCAAAAATCCCTTCGGATTTTTCTCCTGCCTTTGATTCTATTTTTATAGCACCTGACGGCAAGACCGCGATTTTTGTTAAAGGCAAAAGAAATGTTTACCGCATTAAACTGGATGGAGATGATTATGTCAATGTTTACTCCTCGGATTCTATTCCCTATTTGTTGCTTCCGGGAAACACTGCTGAAGTTTCCGTTTATTGGAAAGATAATTCCCCAATTGTTTTTGCCGAAGGTCTTGCAGGCGGCTCAAAAATTTTAAGGGCATGGAAAATTCTTCCTTCTTCTTCAAATTTTGAAAAAATTCCCATCATCGAAAAAAGCTCGTTTCTTGCAGCTTCGTCTAATTTTGAAATTGCCGCTTTTAAGGAAGGGGATGATGTAGTTTTCTATGATACTTCGCTCACGGAAGAAAACGGTGCGGCTTCATGGAAAAAGCTCAATGTTTTTTCAGATGAAAAAATTGTCTCGGCTGTTTGGAAAAATAATTTTACCTTTTTTTTGGGCGGTGAAAATTATATTTACGAGTATAATCTTAACGATAGTTCTTCCGATGCAGGCAAGAAAAAGATTTCCGTTTCGTCAATGCAGGATTATAGCTGGTCGGATTCAGGCAAGGAAATTTTAATAAGTTTAAAAAGCGGCCGGAATAATGAACCGGATGGTGCTCCTCAGGGTTCCGATAATGCAGAAATTTTGAAATATGTTTCAAATTTAAAATGGACCCATTCTTCAAAAAAAATCATGCAAAAGAAAAACGCTAATCTTTCGGATAGGATTTACATAGATTCAAATTCAGGCTATTTTGCAAATATGATATACATTCGCCGTCTTAAAGATTTTATAACTCGTCCGCTTTTGGAAGACGGCAGTTTTTTAAGGGAAAAAACTCAAAAAAAAGCTTCTTCCGAAATAGATAATTCTTCTTCCGTTTTTTCGCATGGAAACCGGAGCGGAAAAAAACGGGTTGCCTTAGTCTTTGATGCCATGGACGATATGGACGGGATTGCGAGTATTCTTTATACCTTAAAAAAGAATAATATAAGTTCAACTTTTTTTATAAACGGTGAAGCGATGAGGCAAAACCCCAATGCCGTAAAAGAGATTGTAAAAAGCGGGCACCAATGCGGTTCCCTTTTCTTTACCACATGGAATTTGAACGATACGGCTTATAGGATAGACGATAATTTTATAAAGCAGGGACTGGCCCGTAATGAGGATAATTTTTATTCTCTCACAGGTTCCGAGCTTTCCCTTATCTGGCATACTCCTCATTATATTTCTTCTTCCCTCATTGTAAATGCAGGAAAAAATGCCGGCTATGTTTTTATTTCGCCTGATGTGAGGGTTGCCGATTGGCTTAGCCCGGATGAAAAATTTGCCGTTCCTTCTCTCTATAAGACTTCTGCAGAATTAATTGACGATATAGCCGATGCGGTTCAGCCGGGTTCTATAATTCCAATACGCATAGGCAGAGCTCTTTCAACTAGAAGCGATTATCTTTATTATAATTTGCAGCTTTTGATCGATGTTTTAACCGAAATGGGATATGAGATTACCGATGTTAAAACCTTGATGGGGCTTAAGTAA
- a CDS encoding DUF4398 domain-containing protein: protein MKKIITILIFLLVLIPLFAVSYDDNEYQRKSRAYTELAAKAYDEGDYEAAIEYSKLAESYAQQSTDFIQRMLAKTEAEQEMNKARTRFTWAKANGAEEKYPDAYKTAEEALNAGSIAFDNENYDVAVVCAQRVMDALSVVKGKDNTGLAELPAQYRIRTWRGERDCLWNIAAKKEVYGNPFMWRKLYEANKDKLPDANNPNWVEPDIILTIPSIKGEKRSGLYDPSISYKQFK from the coding sequence ATGAAAAAGATTATCACAATTTTAATATTTTTACTGGTTTTAATACCTCTTTTTGCCGTATCATATGATGATAACGAATATCAAAGAAAAAGCAGGGCTTATACGGAACTTGCAGCAAAGGCCTATGATGAAGGGGATTACGAAGCAGCCATAGAGTACTCCAAACTTGCAGAAAGCTATGCACAGCAGTCAACGGATTTTATTCAAAGAATGCTGGCTAAAACCGAAGCTGAACAGGAAATGAACAAGGCACGTACCAGATTCACTTGGGCAAAGGCAAACGGAGCTGAAGAAAAATACCCCGATGCTTATAAGACTGCCGAAGAAGCCTTAAACGCAGGAAGCATAGCCTTTGATAACGAAAACTACGATGTAGCAGTCGTATGTGCTCAAAGGGTAATGGATGCTCTTTCAGTAGTTAAAGGAAAGGATAACACAGGCCTTGCAGAGCTCCCTGCTCAATATAGAATAAGAACATGGAGAGGAGAAAGGGACTGTTTGTGGAATATAGCAGCCAAAAAGGAAGTATATGGAAATCCCTTTATGTGGCGCAAGCTGTACGAGGCTAACAAGGATAAACTCCCTGATGCAAACAATCCCAACTGGGTGGAACCGGATATTATTTTAACGATTCCGTCCATTAAAGGTGAAAAAAGATCAGGCCTCTACGATCCTTCAATAAGCTATAAACAATTTAAATAA
- a CDS encoding peptidase domain-containing ABC transporter gives MKNIILQKNNEDYGAACIANICRHYGKPIDIVKIRRLLQNGAKESSGLGIIHAAETLGFSCRGAVSESKEIPKNIPMPFIAHAVRGSDNQYLAVYKSDSNYVYLADPYEGYKKINIEIFQRNWTGVFFILLPQPNFSEKSASSKGLTRFLPILKSHKKICAEILIASVILSFLGIISAFYFRFLIDEVLSSNLRETLTGFSVGFLGVIIFRSLLGLARNQLLMSMSYKIDTVLVYRYFEHILHLPMRFFTGKKTGELVARMNDTVTIRQVISATALTVVLDSLMLIFGAIFLISLGSNLLVAALVPVVVSSVLVWLYAKPYQKMIRARASAEAEKHSCIVESLNGIATIKALGAESKALERAEFKIVHAIRKGIKLASFSNYQNSLQNFIGRCGTLAIYWLGSLNILNGSMSLGQLISFVILSGYFLDPLARLLTLQPQLQEAYVAAERLAEIFDEKTEEDLDDGKIESNGFAGKIDIKNLSFGYDIHSKNLKNINLSINPGERVAFVGGSGSGKTTLAKLLMKFYSAQEGDIFVDDINLKDLKNDSYRKQIGYVPQDILLFSGTIAENINWSSGNGDPRRMMTAAEVSGAASFIESMPNRFNTLVGEQGTTLSGGERQRIAIARILLHNPSMLILDEATSALDGISEAEVLSTLKEISAGRTSIIIAHRLSAIKDCDKIFVFDKGEIAEAGTHADLLEKDGVYSRLWETQNTEEVVA, from the coding sequence ATGAAAAATATAATTTTACAAAAAAACAACGAAGATTACGGAGCTGCATGTATTGCAAATATATGCAGGCATTATGGGAAGCCGATCGATATAGTCAAGATAAGAAGGCTGCTTCAAAACGGTGCAAAGGAAAGTTCCGGACTCGGCATTATTCATGCTGCCGAAACCTTGGGGTTTTCATGCAGAGGGGCTGTTTCTGAATCAAAAGAAATTCCAAAAAACATTCCCATGCCCTTTATTGCTCATGCTGTAAGGGGGAGCGATAACCAATATCTTGCCGTTTATAAATCGGATTCAAACTATGTTTATTTGGCGGATCCTTATGAAGGATATAAAAAAATAAACATAGAGATTTTTCAAAGAAATTGGACAGGAGTCTTTTTTATACTTTTGCCACAGCCGAATTTTTCCGAAAAAAGTGCGTCATCAAAAGGCTTAACCAGATTTTTGCCTATTCTAAAATCGCACAAAAAGATATGCGCAGAAATTTTAATTGCGAGCGTTATTTTGTCTTTTTTGGGCATTATTAGTGCGTTTTATTTTAGGTTTTTGATTGATGAAGTGCTAAGTTCCAATTTAAGAGAGACTCTTACCGGTTTTTCGGTAGGTTTTTTGGGCGTAATTATTTTTAGAAGCCTTTTGGGCTTGGCCAGAAATCAGCTGCTGATGAGTATGAGTTATAAGATTGATACGGTTTTGGTGTATCGATATTTTGAGCATATTCTTCATCTGCCGATGCGCTTTTTTACCGGAAAAAAGACCGGAGAGCTTGTTGCAAGGATGAACGATACGGTTACGATAAGGCAGGTTATTTCCGCTACGGCCTTGACCGTTGTTTTAGACTCCTTGATGCTTATTTTCGGAGCAATCTTTTTAATTTCCCTCGGTTCCAACTTACTTGTTGCAGCCCTTGTGCCTGTGGTGGTAAGTTCGGTTTTGGTATGGCTTTATGCAAAGCCTTATCAAAAAATGATAAGAGCCAGGGCATCCGCCGAGGCCGAAAAGCACTCCTGTATTGTTGAAAGCCTGAACGGAATAGCCACAATCAAGGCCTTGGGTGCCGAATCTAAAGCCCTCGAAAGAGCCGAGTTTAAAATCGTACATGCTATCCGGAAGGGTATCAAACTTGCATCTTTTTCAAATTATCAAAACAGTCTCCAAAATTTTATAGGAAGATGCGGAACCTTGGCTATTTATTGGCTTGGAAGCTTAAATATCTTAAACGGTTCAATGTCTTTAGGCCAATTAATTTCCTTTGTTATCCTTTCAGGGTATTTTTTGGATCCTCTTGCAAGGCTTTTAACCCTTCAGCCCCAGCTTCAAGAGGCCTATGTTGCAGCAGAAAGGCTTGCCGAAATCTTTGATGAAAAAACCGAAGAAGATTTGGATGATGGGAAAATCGAATCGAATGGTTTTGCAGGTAAAATTGATATAAAGAATTTATCCTTCGGCTATGATATTCACTCAAAGAATTTGAAGAACATAAATTTAAGTATAAATCCCGGGGAAAGGGTCGCTTTTGTAGGCGGTTCAGGTTCAGGCAAGACCACCCTTGCAAAGCTTTTGATGAAATTTTATTCTGCACAGGAAGGAGATATTTTTGTAGACGATATAAATCTAAAAGACCTAAAAAACGATTCTTACCGTAAGCAAATAGGCTATGTTCCTCAGGATATTCTATTGTTTTCAGGTACGATAGCGGAAAATATAAATTGGAGTTCGGGAAACGGTGATCCTAGGCGGATGATGACCGCTGCCGAGGTTTCAGGTGCTGCTTCATTTATCGAGTCTATGCCTAATAGGTTCAATACCCTTGTCGGTGAACAAGGCACAACCCTTTCAGGAGGAGAAAGGCAGCGTATAGCTATTGCACGTATTCTTCTGCACAATCCCTCTATGCTGATTTTGGATGAGGCTACTTCAGCTTTGGACGGAATTTCGGAAGCGGAAGTTTTGAGTACCCTCAAAGAAATCAGTGCAGGCCGTACATCAATAATCATTGCTCACAGGTTAAGCGCTATCAAGGATTGCGATAAAATCTTCGTGTTTGATAAGGGCGAAATAGCCGAGGCTGGAACACATGCAGACTTGCTCGAAAAAGACGGGGTTTATTCAAGATTATGGGAAACACAAAATACGGAGGAGGTTGTAGCATGA